Proteins from a single region of Equus asinus isolate D_3611 breed Donkey chromosome 17, EquAss-T2T_v2, whole genome shotgun sequence:
- the LOC106822535 gene encoding olfactory receptor 9I1-like, with the protein MAKNNLTTITEFILMGFTDYPELEIPLFVRFLSFYVVTLLGNVGMIILIQVDVQLHTPMYFFLGHLSLLDACYTSVITPQILATLPTGKMVISYSQCAAQFFFFTICASTECFLLAVMAYDHYVAISNPLLYTVVMNPRICWSLVLGAYVCGTSGTILRTTCIFTLPFCDNNKINFFFCDLPPLLKLACSDTTNSEIVIVLMGNLVILANALVILISYMLIIKAILRVKSSGGRAKTFSTCASHLTAVAIFFGTLIFMYLRSGSGKSLEEDKVVSVFYAVVIPMLNPLIYSLRNKDVKAAFKTVTGRFQGPRACRSE; encoded by the coding sequence ATGGCCAAGAATAATCTCACCACAATAACTGAATTCATTCTCATGGGCTTTACTGACTACCCCGAGTTGGAGATTCCCCTGTTCGTGAGGTTTCTGAGTTTCTACGTGGTCACCCTTCTGGGAAATGTGGGGATGATCATTCTGATTCAAGTGGATGTCCAACTCCACACCCCAATGTACTTCTTCCTGGGCCACCTCTCCCTCCTAGATGCCTGCTACACCTCAGTCATCACCCCTCAGATCCTGGCCACACTGCCCACAGGCAAGATGGTCATCTCCTATAGCCAGTGTGCGGCCCAATTCTTTTTCTTCACCATTTGTGCAAGTACTGAGTGTTTCCTTCTGgcagtgatggcctatgaccactATGTCGCTATTAGCAACCCACTGCTCTACACTGTGGTCATGAACCCCAGAATCTGCTGGAGTTTGGTGCTGGGAGCCTATGTCTGTGGGACGTCGGGGACCATCCTGCGTACCACATGCATCTTCACCCTCCCCTTCTGTGACAACAATAAGATCAACTTCTTTTTCTGCGACCTCCCACCTCTGTTGAAACTCGCCTGCAGTGACACAACAAACAGTGAGATTGTCATTGTCTTGATGGGAAACTTAGTGATTTTGGCCAATGCCTTGGTCATCCTGATTTCCTACATGCTCATTATCAAGGCCATTTTGAGGGTGAAGTCTTCAGGTGGCAGGGCCAAGACTTTCTCCACATGTGCCTCTCACCTCACTGCTGTGGCCATTTTCTTTGGGACTCTCATCTTCATGTATCTGAGGAGTGGCTCAGGCAAATCTCTAGAGGAAGACAAAGTCGTGTCTGTCTTCTATGCTGTGGTAATCCCAATGCTGAACCCTCTGatctacagcctgagaaacaaGGATGTGAAGGCAGCATTCAAAACGGTCACTGGCAGATTCCAGGGTCCCAGAGCATGTAGATCTGAGTGA
- the LOC106822537 gene encoding olfactory receptor 9I1, protein MAKNNLTTVTEFILMGFTDYSKLEIPLFVMFLSFYVVTLLGNVGMIILIQVDVQLHTPMYFFLSHLSLLDACYTSVITPQILATLPTGKIVISYSQCAAQFFFFTICASTECFLLAVMAYDRYVAISNPLLYTVVMNPRICWSLVLGAYVCGMLGAILRTTCTFTLPFCDNNKINFFFCDLPPLLKLACSDTTNSEIVIVFFGNFVILANALVILISYMPIIKAILRVKSSSGRAKTFSTCASHLTAVAIFFGTLIFMYLWSGSGKSLEEDKVVSVFYTVVIPMLNPLIYSLRNKDVKVAFKKVTGRFQGSQSM, encoded by the coding sequence ATGGCCAAGAATAATCTCACCACAGTAACTGAGTTCATTCTCATGGGCTTTACTGATTACTCCAAGTTGGAGATTCCCCTGTTCGTGATGTTTCTGAGTTTCTACGTGGTCACCCTTCTGGGAAATGTGGGGATGATCATTCTGATTCAAGTGGATGTCCAACTCCACACCCCAATGTACTTCTTCCTGAGCCACCTCTCCCTGCTAGATGCCTGTTACACCTCAGTCATCACCCCTCAGATCCTGGCCACATTGCCCACAGGCAAGATTGTCATCTCTTATAGTCAGTGCGCTGCCCAGTTCTTTTTCTTCACCATTTGTGCAAGTACTGAGTGTTTCCTTCTGgcagtgatggcctatgaccgctatgtcgCTATTAGCAACCCACTGCTCTACACTGTGGTCATGAACCCCAGAATCTGCTGGAGTTTGGTGCTGGGAGCCTATGTCTGTGGGATGTTGGGGGCCATCTTGCGTACCACATGCACCTTCACCCTCCCCTTCTGTGACAACAATAAGATCAACTTCTTTTTCTGCGACCTCCCACCTCTGTTGAAACTCGCCTGCAGTGACACAACAAACAGTGAGATTGTCATTGTCTTCTTTGGAAACTTTGTGATTTTGGCCAATGCCTTGGTCATCCTGATTTCCTACATGCCCATCATCAAGGCCATTTTGAGAGTGAAGTCTTCAAGTGGCAGGGCCAAGACTTTCTCCACATGTGCCTCTCACCTCACTGCTGTGGCCATTTTCTTTGGGACTCTCATCTTCATGTATCTGTGGAGTGGCTCAGGCAAATCCCTAGAGGAAGACAAAGTCGTGTCTGTCTTCTACACTGTGGTCATCCCCATGCTCAACCCTCTGatctacagcctgagaaacaaGGATGTGAAGGTAGCATTCAAAAAGGTCACTGGTAGATTCCAGGGGTCCCAGAGCATGTAG